The genomic DNA TGTAGGTCTATAAGTTTTGTTCATTAATGATATGATATACAGTATGTCTGGATATTCGATTCATAAAGAGTCCGATGTCAAGGTAGCCTATCCTGCAACTTGCATGTCAAGTTAGCCTATCCTATTCATTCCTCAAGGGTGCCCATTGTGCTTTTCATAGCCTATCTATTTCAGTCTCTGACTTGATCCTACATCTAACAATACATGATGTGCATTTCCAAATGTGCTCTTACATAGTCTTAACCACAGTCGGCTTACCTTGCTGGCTTCACTTTTTTACAAAGCCCGTTAAGTAATGATTACAACCCTTGAAATAGGTCTGTGGATAGAAACGTGCTCATATTGTGCTACTCCTGTTGGGTGCCACTGTGCACCTGTGTTCCATCTGTAGGGCTAGTGGCTAGAGCTGTGGTGCCAGTGTGGCTAAGTTCACATTCAAACAGAGATTCTTCCCCCTCGCCCAACTGTCTCATCCGGAGGTGAATCGACCCGTATGTTTTCCTGGGTTGGAAAAATGTCCTCCGGTGGTACAGCTCACCTTTGCATATGGACACCATTAGCAAGATGGACAAGAGCATTCCCCCTAGAGTCAACAGTCCCAGGCCTGCTATGATACACTTGTCGAGGTGCGAGCCCAGTTGTGTGTAATACATCTCCAGTTTCTCCATCTGACGAGCTGACACCAGGTCTGGGTTGACCTTAGCCTCTCGGGGAATGGTGTAGGCAATGACCACCAGTAGAATTCCACTCACCAAGAACACCATGGCAAATAGGAACCCGTAGTCGAGTGAATGGTTTTTAAAGTCAGTCTCATGTCCTGCCTCAGAGCGGTGTGACAGCTCATCTCGCTGGAAAGGCCTGGGTTGTGACTGATAGCCCCTGTCATTAGACGTGGACAGATGAACACTCGAGCGGTCTGCTCCCTGGGGACTGAACCTCGTCTCGTGCTCCTCGTCCTGATATGACGTGTTCTCGATTCCAGTGCTAGCTACTGTCTGAGGTCTTGACTGGGTAGCTTTTCGCGGAGTTGTAGTGACCTCGCAGGCAGCAGGCTTGTCGCCATCCCCCAATTCACAGAGCTCTACGGCATTCAAAGACTCCATCGAAATTCAGTCGATCTGCTCAGGTCATGATTTGGCCACCCTTCCTTATTTTGCCAAATACCTGCAGGAATATTTTAAATCATGAAATAGCATTAACAGGCTGCATAGGTATCATGCATGCGGTGTCTGCCGCTCAAATTTGAATAGTCCGCAATATTTTGTGaaatataaatacaatttaaatCTAATTTTAAGCCATATATATCTTTATTCAAAAGCGATAAAATAACATGTAGccataacaaaacaacaaactgtTGAAGTGTGTCAACCTTGGTCATGGAGTGAGACATCCCAACTAGTACATGACC from Oncorhynchus keta strain PuntledgeMale-10-30-2019 chromosome 10, Oket_V2, whole genome shotgun sequence includes the following:
- the tmem74b gene encoding transmembrane protein 74B yields the protein MESLNAVELCELGDGDKPAACEVTTTPRKATQSRPQTVASTGIENTSYQDEEHETRFSPQGADRSSVHLSTSNDRGYQSQPRPFQRDELSHRSEAGHETDFKNHSLDYGFLFAMVFLVSGILLVVIAYTIPREAKVNPDLVSARQMEKLEMYYTQLGSHLDKCIIAGLGLLTLGGMLLSILLMVSICKGELYHRRTFFQPRKTYGSIHLRMRQLGEGEESLFECELSHTGTTALATSPTDGTQVHSGTQQE